The following proteins are co-located in the Bosea sp. AS-1 genome:
- a CDS encoding outer membrane protein transport protein, producing the protein MKGLVRSVAAASVSLAALMAAGAASASSFAVRSGQSAEGLGMAYAGAAAGGIGMGSMAWNPATITMFPGRTSNWNFTYLNANGDYQPTSTTRLGSPFGPASPIQNGTGNLGGDGGFIPASYSAWQLTDRFWIGMTTGAPYGLRSKADNQVHAAQIYGRSAKVTTVNVSPTIGYKVNDWLSIGAALQIQYFDASLKQANGIGPSAAPVILEGDTVDFGYRFGFTLTPFQGTNIGLAYRSEIRQTLEGKLRGAPGAPPALPVKANLNLPDSVVFGISQVINDQWQVHAGVEWTNWSRFRNIPIVSRLGGRPVSSLNFQYDDAWYFSLGAEYKYSNALTLRAGVGYELSAVNDRNRTIYISDNDRLWLSAGASYQLTDKIKLDLGYTYIDVKKAKVNYNGAHPQQGAVFYTAEAKPYVHVVSAGLTYRWDDPAQTIPVHPVVRKY; encoded by the coding sequence ATGAAGGGCCTCGTTCGCAGCGTCGCTGCCGCTTCGGTTTCTCTGGCTGCCCTCATGGCGGCGGGCGCGGCTTCCGCCAGTTCTTTCGCCGTCCGCAGCGGCCAGAGCGCCGAAGGTCTCGGCATGGCTTATGCCGGTGCGGCCGCTGGCGGCATCGGCATGGGCTCGATGGCCTGGAACCCGGCGACCATCACCATGTTCCCCGGTCGGACCAGCAACTGGAACTTCACCTATCTCAACGCCAACGGTGACTATCAGCCGACCTCGACCACGCGGCTCGGCTCGCCGTTCGGTCCGGCGAGCCCGATTCAGAACGGCACCGGCAATCTCGGTGGCGATGGCGGTTTCATTCCCGCGTCCTACTCGGCCTGGCAGCTGACGGATCGCTTCTGGATCGGCATGACGACCGGCGCCCCTTACGGCCTGCGCTCCAAGGCCGACAACCAGGTGCACGCCGCCCAGATCTACGGCCGCTCCGCAAAGGTGACGACCGTCAACGTCTCGCCGACCATCGGCTACAAGGTGAATGACTGGCTCTCGATCGGTGCCGCGCTGCAAATTCAGTATTTCGACGCCAGCCTCAAGCAGGCGAACGGCATCGGTCCGTCGGCGGCACCGGTCATCCTCGAAGGTGACACCGTCGACTTCGGCTATCGTTTCGGCTTCACGCTGACGCCGTTCCAGGGCACCAATATCGGCCTGGCCTATCGCTCGGAGATCCGCCAGACGCTGGAAGGCAAGCTGCGTGGTGCCCCGGGCGCCCCTCCGGCGCTTCCGGTCAAGGCCAACCTCAACCTGCCGGATTCGGTGGTCTTCGGCATCTCGCAGGTCATCAACGACCAGTGGCAGGTCCATGCGGGCGTGGAATGGACGAACTGGAGCCGTTTCCGCAATATTCCGATCGTCAGCCGTCTCGGCGGCAGGCCGGTCAGCAGCCTGAATTTCCAGTATGACGACGCTTGGTATTTCTCGCTCGGCGCCGAATACAAGTACAGCAACGCGCTCACCCTGCGCGCCGGTGTCGGCTACGAACTGTCGGCCGTGAACGATCGCAACCGGACGATCTACATCTCCGATAACGACCGTCTCTGGCTCTCTGCCGGTGCGAGCTATCAGCTCACCGACAAGATCAAGCTCGATCTCGGCTACACCTATATCGACGTGAAGAAGGCCAAGGTGAACTACAACGGCGCGCATCCGCAACAGGGCGCCGTGTTCTACACCGCCGAGGCGAAGCCCTATGTCCATGTGGTGTCGGCCGGCCTGACCTACCGCTGGGACGATCCGGCCCAGACCATTCCGGTCCACCCGGTCGTCCGCAAGTACTGA